A region from the Cryptosporangium arvum DSM 44712 genome encodes:
- a CDS encoding YwqJ-related putative deaminase, with translation MPASAAPRPLPMTAGALIVGGTVHSHTSMRGDVAPNLHPLVSRMLDELPAEKRERYAGWCAEVALISDRLHDAEEKAGRPITVADAREALQGGQIHISRIREDGDPTHGRFQPPCRSCTVLLEEFGITTVSA, from the coding sequence ATGCCCGCGTCCGCTGCACCACGTCCGCTTCCGATGACCGCGGGTGCACTGATCGTCGGTGGCACCGTGCACTCGCACACCTCGATGCGTGGTGACGTCGCCCCGAACCTGCACCCGCTCGTGTCGCGCATGCTGGACGAACTGCCGGCCGAGAAGCGGGAGCGGTACGCCGGATGGTGCGCGGAGGTCGCGCTGATCTCCGACCGGCTGCACGATGCCGAAGAGAAGGCCGGGCGGCCGATCACCGTGGCCGACGCCCGCGAGGCGCTCCAGGGTGGACAGATCCACATCTCACGCATCCGCGAGGACGGCGACCCCACCCACGGCCGATTCCAGCCACCCTGCCGGTCGTGCACGGTGCTGCTGGAGGAGTTCGGCATCACGACGGTGAGCGCATGA
- a CDS encoding SUKH-3 domain-containing protein, translating to MTRFTDQVETVLRASGWAPGHRDVQRARHWGLTLSAWASPAGHQHTFSPKASVALAEFGGLTVHQDGPGVDVARTTFTLDPELALPTWLTLRGLGAALNVGLFPLGVEDDGVSTLAIDTTGRVFALDHTAEWLLGRTIEEALTTLVLGRAPRRVHADGTV from the coding sequence ATGACACGCTTCACCGACCAGGTCGAGACGGTGCTGCGCGCCTCCGGCTGGGCTCCGGGCCACAGAGACGTGCAGCGTGCCCGCCACTGGGGGCTCACGCTCAGCGCCTGGGCGTCCCCGGCCGGGCACCAGCACACGTTCTCCCCGAAAGCGTCGGTGGCGCTCGCGGAGTTCGGCGGACTCACCGTCCACCAGGACGGTCCCGGCGTCGACGTCGCCCGCACCACGTTCACGCTCGACCCCGAGCTGGCGCTGCCCACCTGGCTCACGCTGCGTGGCCTCGGCGCGGCGCTGAACGTCGGACTGTTCCCGCTCGGCGTCGAGGACGACGGCGTCTCCACCCTCGCGATCGACACCACCGGGCGCGTGTTCGCGCTCGACCACACCGCGGAGTGGCTGCTCGGCCGCACGATCGAGGAGGCACTCACCACGTTGGTCCTCGGCCGCGCACCCCGGCGTGTCCACGCGGACGGAACCGTATGA
- a CDS encoding histidine phosphatase family protein: MSIPGFPAPAVDVAELTVVRHGQSLSNELLIAANQAGVVDVTGLPARDADVPLSVRGRREAAAVGRWAASLDNPPDLVIASPYQRAQHTAQAAVDALTAAGRAPEFRLDDRVRDREIGILTLLTEARLRADHPEEAARREATGFLYYRPPGGEAHTDMAIRLRSFLTDLGEAAAGRRVLVVAHDSVVVMLRYVIEGLVEADVAAIAASGGIKNGSVTRWERRGWSLRLTVFNSVAHLD, translated from the coding sequence ATGAGCATCCCGGGCTTTCCCGCGCCCGCGGTCGACGTCGCCGAGCTGACCGTCGTCCGGCACGGCCAGAGCCTGTCGAACGAGCTGCTGATCGCCGCGAACCAGGCCGGCGTCGTCGACGTCACCGGGCTGCCCGCGCGCGACGCCGACGTTCCGCTGTCGGTCCGCGGCCGGCGCGAAGCGGCTGCGGTCGGGCGCTGGGCCGCGTCGCTCGACAACCCGCCCGACCTGGTCATCGCGTCGCCGTACCAGCGAGCCCAGCACACCGCGCAGGCCGCCGTCGACGCGCTCACCGCCGCCGGTCGGGCCCCCGAGTTCCGGCTCGACGACCGCGTCCGCGACCGCGAGATCGGCATCCTCACGCTGCTGACCGAGGCCCGCCTCCGTGCGGACCACCCCGAAGAAGCCGCTCGCCGCGAAGCCACCGGCTTCCTCTACTACCGCCCGCCCGGTGGCGAGGCGCACACCGACATGGCGATCCGCCTCCGCAGCTTCCTCACCGACCTGGGGGAAGCCGCCGCGGGCCGGCGTGTACTCGTCGTCGCCCACGACTCGGTCGTCGTGATGCTCCGCTACGTGATCGAAGGTCTGGTCGAAGCGGACGTGGCCGCGATCGCCGCCTCCGGCGGCATCAAGAACGGATCGGTCACCCGGTGGGAACGGCGCGGGTGGAGCCTCCGGCTGACCGTCTTCAATTCGGTGGCCCATCTCGATTGA
- the mycP gene encoding type VII secretion-associated serine protease mycosin, with product MASFLTVVVLFAVAAPVSPAAADTVRDQQWQLSFLDAQAAWRYASGKGVTVAVVDSGVDATHPDLIGQVLPGTDFVDGSTDGRTDVVGHGTAVAAFIAGLNDTNGVVGLAPRAKILPIRVLDPRNEYDSAATIAKAVRWGVDHGADVINLSLGSADTAKVLTDALAYAFSKDVVVIACDGNLSNDRGAKVWHPARERGVVAVSGLARTGGFWSGSLQGPETVLSAPATELTAAGLDHGYWKVQGTSFGAPMVSAAAALVRSRYPDLSAANVVNRLIRTADDKGPAGRDAQYGYGIVDPVGALTEEVSSVSRNPLLTSHAANQGGSAPSATPAPSVPSSDESAVMAPGPAATTTSPTAEPVLASRIDSLRSRALLFGGAIAAMLLLALGTVGIVLVRQPPRTRRKGWDIPPDDHRPPPW from the coding sequence ATGGCGTCGTTTCTCACCGTCGTCGTGCTGTTCGCCGTCGCGGCGCCCGTCTCGCCTGCCGCCGCCGACACGGTCCGCGACCAGCAGTGGCAGCTCTCGTTCCTGGACGCTCAGGCGGCCTGGCGGTACGCCTCCGGTAAGGGCGTCACGGTCGCGGTCGTCGACTCGGGTGTCGACGCCACCCACCCCGACCTGATCGGCCAGGTCCTGCCCGGCACCGACTTCGTCGACGGCTCCACCGACGGGCGCACCGACGTCGTCGGGCACGGCACCGCGGTGGCCGCGTTCATCGCCGGGCTCAACGACACGAACGGCGTCGTCGGGCTCGCCCCCCGGGCGAAGATCCTGCCGATCCGCGTGCTCGACCCGCGCAACGAGTACGACTCGGCCGCGACGATCGCGAAAGCCGTGCGCTGGGGCGTCGACCACGGCGCCGACGTGATCAACCTGTCGCTGGGCAGCGCCGACACCGCCAAGGTGCTGACCGACGCGCTCGCCTACGCGTTCTCGAAGGACGTCGTCGTGATCGCGTGCGACGGCAACCTCTCCAACGACCGGGGCGCGAAGGTCTGGCACCCCGCGCGGGAGCGCGGCGTCGTCGCCGTCTCCGGCCTGGCGCGCACCGGCGGGTTCTGGTCCGGTTCGCTCCAGGGCCCGGAGACCGTGCTGTCGGCCCCGGCCACCGAGCTCACCGCGGCCGGCCTCGACCACGGGTACTGGAAGGTGCAGGGCACGAGCTTCGGCGCGCCGATGGTGAGTGCCGCCGCCGCCCTGGTCCGCTCGCGCTACCCCGACCTCTCCGCGGCCAACGTCGTCAACCGGCTGATCCGCACCGCCGACGACAAAGGCCCGGCCGGGCGGGACGCCCAGTACGGGTACGGCATCGTCGATCCGGTCGGCGCCCTCACCGAGGAGGTGTCGTCGGTCAGCAGGAATCCCCTGCTGACCAGTCATGCGGCCAACCAGGGCGGCAGCGCTCCGTCAGCCACACCAGCGCCGAGCGTTCCGTCGTCCGACGAGTCAGCGGTGATGGCACCCGGCCCGGCCGCGACCACGACGTCCCCGACAGCCGAACCAGTGCTGGCGAGCCGGATCGACAGTCTCCGGAGCCGAGCGCTCCTCTTCGGTGGTGCGATCGCGGCCATGCTGCTGCTGGCCCTGGGGACGGTCGGAATCGTCCTCGTGCGCCAGCCACCGAGGACCCGTCGGAAGGGATGGGACATTCCCCCCGACGATCACCGTCCGCCGCCCTGGTAG
- the idi gene encoding isopentenyl-diphosphate Delta-isomerase, which yields MVDDELIVLLSDDGRTIGTAPKLASHHRETPLHSAFSSYVFDGEGRFLLTRRALSKKTWPGVWTNSCCGHPAPGEDAVSAVRRRLNHELGLSVTAEEIVPLLPDFRYRAELDGIVENEICPVFGVRVDAEPVPNPDEVEEYRWVDWPTFVTEGLAGRSEVGLSPWALLQLAQLEDHPVVAALRKPSPSGEAPR from the coding sequence GTGGTCGACGACGAGCTGATCGTCCTGCTCAGCGACGACGGACGGACGATCGGAACAGCTCCCAAGCTGGCCAGTCACCATCGGGAGACGCCGCTGCACTCGGCGTTCTCGAGCTACGTCTTCGACGGCGAGGGTCGCTTCCTGCTGACCCGGCGGGCGCTCTCGAAGAAGACCTGGCCCGGCGTGTGGACCAACTCGTGCTGCGGGCATCCGGCGCCCGGGGAGGACGCGGTGTCGGCGGTACGGCGCCGGCTGAACCACGAGCTCGGCCTGTCGGTCACGGCGGAGGAGATCGTGCCGCTGCTACCCGACTTCCGGTACCGCGCCGAGCTGGACGGAATCGTCGAGAACGAGATCTGTCCGGTCTTCGGCGTACGCGTCGACGCCGAGCCGGTGCCCAACCCGGACGAGGTCGAGGAGTACCGCTGGGTCGACTGGCCGACGTTCGTCACCGAAGGGCTGGCCGGGCGGTCCGAGGTCGGCCTCTCGCCGTGGGCGCTGCTCCAACTCGCCCAGCTCGAGGATCACCCCGTCGTGGCCGCGCTCAGGAAGCCTTCGCCCAGCGGAGAAGCTCCTCGGTGA
- a CDS encoding alpha/beta fold hydrolase, which translates to MANPPDDVVVLHDGPWSHRFVSANGSRFHVVEVGTGPLVLFLHGFPEYWWTWRHQLEPLAEAGYHVVAVDLRGYGASDKPPRGYDGFTLASDVSGLIRALGERDAMLVGHDWGGALAWATAAFHPRQVRRMVVIGSPHPLRLRAAIAGDPRGQLAASRTLFTFQTPRYEHRVTANDAAYVESLFEKWAGPRWRETDDYAQYTRACRVAIQIPQAAFCAMEYYRWSLRSLTRPTGWRYAKLMQADITAPTLQLHGADDTYLLPRTAEGSSRYVTGGYEWQVLDGVGHFPQAEQPDLVTEELLRWAKAS; encoded by the coding sequence ATGGCCAACCCGCCGGACGACGTGGTCGTTCTCCATGACGGACCGTGGAGTCACCGCTTCGTCAGTGCCAACGGCAGCAGATTCCATGTCGTCGAGGTCGGAACGGGCCCGCTCGTCCTGTTCCTGCACGGCTTCCCCGAGTACTGGTGGACCTGGAGACACCAGCTCGAACCGCTGGCCGAGGCCGGTTACCACGTGGTCGCCGTCGACCTGCGCGGTTACGGCGCCAGCGACAAGCCACCGCGCGGTTACGACGGGTTCACGCTGGCCAGCGACGTCAGCGGGCTGATCCGCGCGCTCGGCGAACGCGACGCGATGCTGGTGGGGCACGACTGGGGCGGAGCGCTCGCCTGGGCCACCGCCGCGTTCCACCCCCGCCAGGTGCGGCGCATGGTGGTCATCGGCTCGCCGCACCCGCTCCGGCTGCGCGCGGCGATCGCGGGTGATCCCCGTGGGCAGCTCGCCGCGAGCCGGACGCTGTTCACGTTCCAGACGCCCCGCTACGAGCACCGGGTCACCGCGAACGACGCCGCCTACGTCGAGTCCCTGTTCGAGAAGTGGGCCGGTCCGCGCTGGCGGGAGACCGACGACTACGCGCAGTACACCCGGGCGTGCCGCGTCGCGATCCAGATCCCGCAGGCCGCGTTCTGCGCGATGGAGTACTACCGCTGGTCGCTCCGGTCGCTCACCCGGCCGACCGGGTGGCGCTACGCGAAGCTCATGCAGGCCGACATCACCGCACCGACCCTGCAGCTGCACGGTGCCGACGACACCTACCTGCTCCCCCGCACCGCCGAGGGCTCCAGCCGCTACGTCACCGGTGGCTACGAGTGGCAGGTTCTGGACGGCGTCGGCCACTTCCCGCAGGCCGAGCAACCCGACCTCGTCACCGAGGAGCTTCTCCGCTGGGCGAAGGCTTCCTGA
- a CDS encoding WD40 repeat domain-containing protein: protein MIDVYAPAEVPRCPDWTMSWDADPPGRAAFAVDDGEQTLLLAADGRRIRMVGAERLEDPGQLSPDGTRLALVVDRPVPTVSVLDLRDGSRRGFPATVRGAEVLSWLPSGRRLLYGNDEGMYLLDLETGRSDAYDLSGEEPREVAVAPEGARIAVDVGAYVRIAPLAGGPPVRVPLPEDAALGAHGWSPDGRLLAVGREITPSRDQRGGFDLVVTALDTERGFRPAAQVSVVGVVAGAFVGWRSMSSILLLERRFEEPFRLVVRGLDGSEIETLAHLHGSVWEVRAAAGLLEVVRTNADGEPVDLGVPPRWQRMTGAMKKGFRKDRTSP, encoded by the coding sequence GTGATCGACGTGTACGCGCCAGCAGAGGTCCCCCGGTGCCCCGACTGGACGATGTCGTGGGACGCCGACCCGCCGGGAAGGGCCGCGTTCGCCGTGGACGACGGCGAACAAACCTTGCTGTTGGCCGCCGACGGGCGACGCATTCGAATGGTGGGGGCAGAACGCCTGGAAGACCCGGGCCAGCTGTCTCCGGACGGCACGAGGCTGGCGCTGGTCGTCGACCGGCCGGTGCCCACGGTCTCCGTGCTGGATCTGCGTGACGGTAGTCGTCGGGGGTTCCCGGCTACCGTGCGTGGCGCCGAGGTGCTGTCCTGGCTGCCGAGCGGCCGGCGCCTGCTCTACGGCAACGACGAAGGCATGTACCTGCTCGACCTGGAGACCGGTCGCAGTGACGCCTACGACCTCTCCGGCGAGGAGCCGCGCGAGGTCGCGGTCGCGCCGGAGGGCGCCCGGATCGCGGTCGACGTCGGCGCGTACGTGCGTATCGCGCCGCTGGCCGGCGGGCCGCCGGTTCGCGTCCCGCTGCCCGAGGACGCCGCGCTGGGCGCGCACGGGTGGTCACCGGACGGACGGCTGCTGGCGGTCGGGCGGGAGATCACCCCGTCGCGCGACCAGCGCGGAGGGTTCGACCTGGTCGTCACCGCGCTCGACACCGAGCGGGGCTTCCGGCCGGCCGCTCAGGTCAGCGTCGTCGGGGTCGTCGCGGGTGCGTTCGTCGGGTGGCGCTCGATGTCCTCGATCCTGCTGCTCGAGCGGCGGTTCGAGGAGCCGTTCCGGCTGGTCGTGCGGGGGCTCGACGGCTCGGAGATCGAGACGCTGGCGCACCTGCACGGCTCGGTGTGGGAGGTGCGTGCCGCGGCTGGTCTGCTCGAGGTCGTGCGTACCAACGCGGACGGCGAACCGGTCGACCTCGGTGTTCCGCCGCGCTGGCAGCGGATGACCGGTGCGATGAAGAAGGGTTTCCGCAAAGACCGCACGTCGCCGTAG
- the acs gene encoding acetate--CoA ligase: protein MTEEPAEATLSNLLKEERTFPPSAEFAEQANVHADAYEKAQNDRISFWEEAANRLDWSEPWHTALEWNAPFAKWFVGGKLNVAYNCVDRHVEAGNGDRVAIHWEGEPGDTRTITYSDLQKEVSKAANALHELGVRTGDRVMIYLPMIPEAAVAMLACARLGAAHSVVFGGFSADSLRNRIDDAQAKVVITADGGYRRGKPSALKPAADEAIAGTGVEKVLVVRRTGEDVPWTEGRDVWWHDVVDRQADTHEHTTFDAENPLFILYTSGTTAKPKGILHTSGGYLTQASYTHHAVFDLKPETDIYWCAADIGWVTGHSYIVYGPLSNGVTQVMYEGTPDTPHQGRFWEIIQKYKVTILYTAPTTIRTFMKWGADIPAKFDLSSLRLLGSVGEPINPEAWIWYRHHIGGDNAPIVDTWWQTETGAIMVSPLPGVTSTKPGSAQKALPGISADVVDESGKSVPDGGGGYLVLTEPWPSMLRGIWGDDERFKDTYWSRYSEQGYYFAGDGAKKDDDGDLWLLGRVDDVMNVSGHRISTTEVESALVSHPSVAEAAVVGATDPTTGQGIVAFVILRGEAKEGTDTAAELRQHVAREIGPIAKPRQILVVPELPKTRSGKIMRRLLRDVAENRSLGDVTTLADPTVMNLISAGLTGGKED from the coding sequence ATGACCGAAGAACCCGCAGAGGCCACGCTCTCGAATCTGCTCAAGGAGGAGCGCACCTTCCCGCCGTCGGCCGAGTTCGCCGAGCAGGCCAACGTCCACGCCGACGCGTACGAGAAGGCCCAGAACGACCGCATCTCGTTCTGGGAGGAAGCCGCCAACCGGCTCGACTGGTCCGAGCCCTGGCACACCGCCCTCGAATGGAACGCGCCGTTCGCGAAGTGGTTCGTCGGCGGGAAGCTGAACGTCGCCTACAACTGCGTCGACCGGCACGTCGAGGCCGGCAACGGTGACCGGGTCGCGATCCACTGGGAGGGCGAACCGGGCGACACCCGCACGATCACCTACAGCGACCTGCAAAAAGAGGTCTCCAAAGCTGCCAACGCCCTGCACGAGCTCGGCGTCCGCACCGGCGACCGCGTGATGATCTACCTGCCGATGATCCCCGAGGCCGCGGTCGCGATGCTCGCGTGCGCCCGGCTGGGCGCGGCGCACAGCGTCGTGTTCGGCGGGTTCTCCGCCGACAGCCTCCGCAACCGGATCGACGACGCGCAGGCCAAGGTCGTCATCACCGCCGACGGCGGCTACCGGCGCGGCAAGCCGTCAGCGCTCAAGCCCGCCGCCGACGAGGCGATCGCCGGCACCGGCGTCGAGAAGGTTCTCGTCGTGCGGCGCACCGGCGAGGACGTGCCGTGGACCGAGGGCCGCGACGTCTGGTGGCACGACGTCGTCGACCGCCAGGCCGACACGCACGAGCACACGACCTTCGACGCCGAGAACCCCCTGTTCATTCTTTACACCTCGGGTACGACGGCGAAGCCCAAGGGCATCCTGCACACCAGCGGTGGCTACCTCACCCAGGCGAGCTACACCCACCACGCGGTCTTCGACCTCAAGCCCGAGACCGACATCTACTGGTGCGCGGCCGACATCGGCTGGGTCACCGGCCACAGCTACATCGTCTACGGGCCGCTGAGCAACGGCGTCACGCAGGTGATGTACGAGGGCACCCCGGACACTCCGCACCAGGGCCGCTTCTGGGAGATCATCCAGAAGTACAAGGTGACGATCCTGTACACCGCGCCCACCACGATCCGCACGTTCATGAAGTGGGGCGCGGACATCCCGGCGAAGTTCGACCTGAGCTCCCTGCGCCTGCTCGGAAGCGTCGGCGAGCCGATCAACCCCGAGGCCTGGATCTGGTACCGCCACCACATCGGCGGCGACAACGCCCCGATCGTCGACACCTGGTGGCAGACCGAGACCGGCGCGATCATGGTCTCCCCGCTCCCCGGCGTCACGTCCACGAAGCCGGGAAGCGCGCAGAAAGCCCTCCCCGGCATCTCCGCCGACGTCGTCGACGAGAGCGGCAAATCGGTGCCCGACGGTGGCGGCGGTTACCTGGTGCTCACCGAGCCGTGGCCGTCGATGCTGCGGGGCATCTGGGGGGACGACGAGCGCTTCAAGGACACGTACTGGTCGCGCTACTCCGAACAGGGCTACTACTTCGCCGGCGACGGGGCGAAGAAGGACGACGACGGCGACCTCTGGCTGCTCGGTCGCGTCGACGACGTCATGAACGTGTCCGGTCACCGGATCTCCACCACCGAGGTGGAGTCGGCGCTGGTCAGCCACCCGTCCGTGGCCGAGGCCGCAGTGGTGGGCGCCACCGACCCGACCACCGGCCAGGGCATCGTCGCGTTCGTCATCCTGCGCGGCGAAGCCAAGGAGGGCACCGACACGGCCGCCGAGCTGCGTCAGCACGTCGCCCGGGAGATCGGCCCGATCGCGAAGCCGCGACAGATCCTGGTCGTCCCGGAGCTGCCCAAGACCCGCTCCGGCAAGATCATGCGCCGCCTGCTGCGTGACGTCGCCGAGAACCGTTCGCTGGGTGACGTCACGACGCTCGCCGACCCGACCGTGATGAACCTGATCAGCGCCGGCCTCACCGGCGGCAAGGAAGACTGA
- a CDS encoding PD40 domain-containing protein: MRKRPVFVVLAAVLVAVLLSVGAGLVAALLVGTGDDAEEFATPSYPRNAESLPTLISDVSESAPGRSIVLAETTGAFTDGHVLFAADSDRVRDVSAIEDRVNSDYGAATTRLSPDGRRLAVGDLSGKFDDILVLDLVTGASQRFSVGGGSTEVLAWSPDGRRLAISSEALDVLDLDTGSVKRVATPSTNATPKTDLLPGEAPMPTGGGVAPKTVDGMTKIQAAFSPDGRSIAYDDGVDIEIYPLDGAGPVVRLTDKAVWLAGASAWSPDGRRVLVTREETNDVNGATSLLAIDVATQNATRLVTFDYIDFSVPIPVGWRSASEVLLSGTDADGAFVVQAYDVDAKRRGDRLMTFGYSTYSAEFASGLIGSAVGRDGDFSGGPTPTWWRAVVGVVVGAVVAVVGAIVATAVGVPMVLRRRSAARRVAPPLPVPAGGGFVPPAYVHLVPGPVPVVPRVSGPGPASASDWVRPR; this comes from the coding sequence ATGCGTAAGAGACCGGTGTTCGTGGTCTTGGCGGCGGTGCTCGTCGCCGTGCTGCTGTCGGTGGGAGCCGGGCTCGTGGCGGCGCTGCTCGTCGGAACCGGCGACGACGCGGAGGAATTCGCCACGCCCTCCTATCCCAGGAACGCGGAGTCGCTGCCGACGCTGATCTCCGACGTGTCCGAGTCCGCGCCGGGCCGCTCGATCGTGCTGGCCGAGACCACCGGTGCCTTCACCGACGGTCACGTGCTGTTCGCGGCCGACTCCGATCGCGTCCGGGACGTCTCGGCGATCGAGGACCGGGTCAACTCCGACTACGGGGCGGCGACGACACGGTTGTCGCCGGACGGCCGCCGGCTGGCCGTCGGCGATCTGAGCGGGAAGTTCGACGACATCCTGGTGCTCGATCTGGTCACCGGGGCGTCGCAGCGGTTCTCGGTCGGGGGTGGCTCCACCGAGGTCCTGGCGTGGTCGCCCGACGGTCGGCGGCTCGCGATCTCGTCGGAGGCGCTCGACGTGCTCGACCTGGACACCGGTTCGGTGAAACGGGTCGCCACCCCGAGCACGAACGCGACGCCCAAGACCGACCTGCTGCCGGGTGAGGCGCCGATGCCCACGGGCGGCGGCGTGGCGCCGAAGACCGTCGACGGGATGACCAAGATCCAGGCCGCGTTCTCGCCCGACGGGCGCTCGATCGCCTACGACGACGGGGTCGACATCGAGATCTATCCGCTGGACGGGGCCGGCCCGGTGGTGCGGCTCACCGACAAGGCGGTGTGGCTGGCCGGGGCCTCCGCCTGGTCGCCGGACGGTCGGCGCGTGCTGGTGACGCGCGAGGAGACGAACGACGTCAACGGCGCGACGTCGCTGCTCGCGATCGACGTCGCGACGCAGAACGCCACCCGGCTGGTGACGTTCGACTACATCGATTTCAGCGTGCCGATCCCGGTCGGGTGGCGCAGCGCCTCCGAGGTGCTGCTCTCCGGTACCGATGCCGACGGGGCGTTCGTCGTGCAGGCCTACGACGTCGACGCGAAGCGCCGGGGCGACCGGCTCATGACGTTCGGGTACTCGACGTACTCGGCGGAGTTCGCCAGCGGGCTGATCGGGTCCGCGGTGGGGCGCGACGGTGACTTCTCGGGCGGTCCGACGCCGACCTGGTGGCGGGCCGTGGTCGGGGTGGTCGTCGGGGCTGTCGTCGCGGTGGTGGGTGCGATCGTGGCCACGGCGGTGGGGGTGCCGATGGTGCTGCGGCGCCGGTCCGCCGCGCGGCGGGTGGCTCCGCCGCTTCCGGTTCCGGCCGGTGGGGGTTTCGTCCCGCCTGCGTACGTGCACCTGGTGCCCGGGCCCGTGCCGGTGGTGCCGCGGGTTTCCGGGCCCGGGCCTGCTTCGGCGTCGGACTGGGTGCGGCCCCGGTGA
- a CDS encoding HAD family hydrolase, with product MSVSANVGDERPAERRPHVDSDLPRAADPVAPGAPSTVTPATARSAAFFDLDKTVIAKSSALAFGKPFYQGGLITRRAMLRSAYAQLMFQRAGADEAQMARIRDSVTAMITGWNVSQVRQIVAETLHELIEPTIYAEAAALIGEHRAAGRDVVIVSTSGEEVVAPIGALLGVDRVVATRMAVVDGHYTGEIEYYAAGPAKAAAIRELAVSEGYDLADCYAYSDSISDVPMLQTVGHPFAVNPDRGLRKAALEHDWPVLVFRRPVTLPTRFVRPSTPILATAAVGFGVGAAALAGMVWYGRHRAKLAPRVSAGV from the coding sequence ATGAGCGTGAGCGCCAACGTAGGCGACGAGCGACCCGCCGAGCGCCGGCCGCATGTGGACAGTGACCTCCCGCGCGCGGCGGATCCGGTGGCCCCCGGCGCCCCCAGCACCGTCACGCCGGCCACCGCTCGAAGCGCCGCCTTCTTCGATTTGGACAAAACGGTTATCGCGAAGTCGAGTGCTTTGGCCTTCGGTAAACCGTTCTACCAGGGCGGACTCATCACTCGTCGCGCGATGCTACGAAGCGCTTACGCACAGTTGATGTTTCAGCGGGCCGGTGCCGACGAAGCGCAGATGGCGCGTATCCGTGACTCGGTGACCGCGATGATCACTGGGTGGAACGTCAGTCAAGTGCGTCAAATCGTCGCCGAGACACTGCATGAACTGATCGAACCGACGATTTACGCAGAAGCCGCGGCACTGATCGGTGAACACCGCGCCGCCGGCCGGGATGTGGTCATAGTCAGTACGTCGGGCGAAGAAGTAGTCGCTCCGATCGGCGCGCTTCTCGGCGTCGACCGGGTGGTCGCCACCCGGATGGCCGTCGTCGACGGCCATTACACCGGCGAGATCGAGTATTACGCCGCCGGTCCGGCCAAGGCCGCCGCGATCCGCGAGCTCGCGGTCAGCGAGGGATACGACCTCGCCGACTGTTACGCCTACTCCGACTCGATCAGCGACGTGCCGATGCTCCAGACGGTCGGCCACCCTTTTGCCGTCAACCCCGACCGCGGTCTGCGCAAGGCCGCCCTCGAGCACGACTGGCCGGTGCTGGTGTTCCGCCGGCCGGTGACGCTGCCCACCCGTTTCGTCCGGCCGTCGACGCCGATCCTGGCCACCGCCGCGGTGGGCTTCGGCGTCGGCGCGGCCGCGCTCGCGGGCATGGTCTGGTACGGGCGGCACCGCGCGAAGCTGGCCCCTCGGGTGTCCGCCGGAGTATGA